DNA from Conexivisphaera calida:
ATGCTGTCCTCCCGGCTGATTCACCCTGTCGCTGACGGGTATCCTGACGAACCCGCGCGGAAGTATCCTCGCCGCACCGGTGTTAGTCGTATCCCCTGATATTCCGCCGTCACCGTATCCGGGGAAGAAGAACCCATAGGGGTTCGAGTCCTCCGGCACGTTGTGGGTATTGGGCGAGCCTGCGCTCGTCGACCACCAGTTGACCCCCGGTTTCCCGACGCCCTGCATGGCCTGCAGCGCGACCATGTACCTGGCCCACTCGTGCCCGTAGGCGGAGCGACCAGCGCTGCCCATTCCGGGCCTGCTGCCGTAGCCCAACATAGTCCTCTTCCTGGCCCATTCCCTGGCGAGGGCCCTTATCTCGCGCGCGGGCACCCCGGTTATCTTCTCGGCCCACTCAGGGGTCTTCGGGGTCCCGTCCTCCTTCCCCATTATGTAGTCGCTGAACTTGTCGAACCCGACAGTTCTGTTCTCGACGAACCACTTATCGTAGGTCCCCTCCTTGATCCAGACATATGCTATGGCGGCGGCGAGCGCCGTGTCGGTTCCGGGCTTAGGAGCTATCCATTTATCGGCGAAGTTCACGGCTGTGTAGTTGTAGAATGGATCTATTATGACGAACTTGACGCCCAGCTCCTTCAACCACTGGCGCCACGGGTTGGTCTCGTACCCGGCATAGGTCCCCAGGGTGGTCTCGGGATCGGCCGACCACAGGACTATCATGTCGGTGTTCTGAAGCGCGTCGGTGAGGAGGTCGTTCTGCTCCGGCACTCCAACTCCCCAGTTAAAGCCGTACATATGGACGGAACCCCATAGAGCGCCCTCCCAGCTGTCCGGGTTATGGTCAGCATAGGTGACGCCCAATATGTCTATGAACCTGAAGTAGGAACTCAGCCTGTAACCTATGACGCCCCACGAGTGGTGCGAGGATGAGGTCGTGCCGATGGCCCCAGGGCCATAGGTCTTGTGCATCCTGGTTATCTCCTGCTCCAGTATGTCCAGCGCCTCGTCCCAAGTTATCCTCTCGTACTCGGATTTACCCCTGTTCTCTGCCTTTCTGTCCTTCTTGTTGGGATCGAAGTCGACCCTCTTCATTGGATAGAGCACGCGCTTCGGCGAGTACACCCTGGCCCTCTCCGCTAGGACGTAGGACGGCACCAGTGCCTTCCTGGGAGGTGAGAACCGCCTTCCCCTGGCCTCTATTGTCCATGACTCAGGATCCTCGGGCGACAGCTTCAGCGGCTCCACCCTCACTATACGTCCATCCTTGACGTAGACGAACACGGGTCCTTCGTTCGTCACGTTTGTGAATACCTTTGTCCCATCATCAAGTTCCCGACCGAAGCCGGTCTCCGGCTCGTGATCCAAACCGAAACCGCTAGGACGTGGTCTTATATTAGTATCGCTCAGACATCGCGATACGATATAATTAATATTATTACATTAAATTCAAGCATGGATGTTTCATTAATAATCAAATTAAGTTCTATTATTTAAAATGCCCTGCGCTGAGGTCGAGCGAGGGCACGAGGGCGCGTTCGTTCCTCAGCGACACTCCGTACGCACGCTCCAGCATGTCCTCCGTCAGCACTTCCTCAACGGGGCCCAGCGCGACGAGGACTCCGCCGGAGAGCACGAGCACACGGTCGACGTATAGCCTGAGCAGGTGCAGCTCATGCGAGGTCACCATCACCAGCGCCCCCCTCGCGGCCTCCGCGCGTATTGCCGCCATGGCCACTGACTGATTCCTCAGGTCCAGGCTGGCGAGCGGCTCGTCCAGCAACAGCACGTCGGAACCCCTGGAGAGGGCCGCGGCTAGCATGACCATCTTGCGCTCGCCCGAGCTCATCTCAGACATCCTCCTAGGAGCCAGTCTGTGCATTCCCAGGCGCTCAAGCGACTCCTCCGATGCCCTCCGGTCGCCCTCGGAGGGCCTGGCCCAGGGGCTGCCAGGGCCCATCCTGTACGATACGACCACGTCCAGCGCGGAGAGCCATGGATCGACGTCCGGGTAGGCGGGCGCATAAGACACGTGGTCCCCGGCGTCCAGCCTGGCCCGGGCGCCGACGACCTTGCCGCAGCAGCGTAGCTCGCCGCCGGCTATTGCCAACGACCCGGAGATTGCCCTCAGCAGCGTCGTCTTCCCGGTGCCGTTCGGCCCAACGACTGCGAGCACCTCTCCGGGATATGCATCGATGTCCAGATCCCTCAGGACTGGATTACCCTCGTAGGCCAGCGTCAACGATCTGGTAGATACTATAGGGTGCATCGGCGCCTCAACCTCGCCAGCAGATACACAAGCACGGGGGCTCCCATCAGTGCGGTTATGGAGGTCAGCGGCGCCATTCCGCCGGGCTGCACGAACCTGGATGCAAGGTCAGCAGCCACCGTCAGCGATGCGCCGAGCGAAAGCGAGAGCGGATATGTCCTGCGGAAGGCGCCGCCGGATCCCAGCCTTGCAAGCCACGGTGCGACCAGCCCGACGAATCCCACCGGACCTGCCACCGCGACCGCGGCGGACGTGGAGAGCGCGGACGCCACGGCTATCTCCGCCCTGAGGCGATGGGTCCTGACTCCCATGGACTCCGCTACATCGTCGCCGAGCATCAGGGACTCCAGATGGCCAGCCCTGAGGAATATCCAGAGGGCGCCGGCGATCATCAATGGAGCAGCGTATGCCAGCTCGTTCCACAGCACGTAGGCGACCGTACCGAAGAGCCAGGCGAGGGAGCCCTGAACTGCGGGGCCTAGGTCCATCATGAGGACCATGTCGATGGAGCTGAGCGCGTACGATGCTGCGACGCCAACGAGTATCATGGAGACGCTTGTCAGGCCTAGTGCCGAGGAGACGGCCATAACTACGATGAGCGCTGCCAGTCCACCCGCGAGCGCGGCGAGGGAGATCTCCAGCGGCCAGATCAGGCCAGTAGCCACCGCCGCTAGGACGCCCAGGGCTGCACCTGACGAGACGCCCAGTATGTATGGATCAGCTAGCGGGTTCTTCAGGAGCACCTGGAGTCCGGAGCCTGAGGCGGAGAGCGCTACCCCGACCAGCGTTGCGGAGAGCGCGCGCAGGACCCTGAGCTCGATCACAAAGGATCCAAGGCCATGTGTGAGTGGATTCACCATGCCGTACGGACCCAGCAGTACGGAGAGAGCGAAGAAAAACGGTAACAGTAGGTGGAGGAGGGCGCTCCTCATGGGGAGCTCACGGCGGGGACGTACACAGGGGTGCTTATTACGGGAAGCGATGGCGGCACGGGGAGGCTGAAGGTCTCAGGCGACACGACATGGGGTATCGACGTGTAGTTCATTCCGTAGGCCTCGGGATGTATGAGCACCGAGAGCAGTATCGTTCCATCGCCCACGAACGGCCCGGGCTCCGTCAGCCAGTCGTTGTAAGCGCCCGTCACCGCGTAGACGCGGCCGTTCGCTATGGCCGGGACGCTGTCGGCGGCGGGCCCCAGCTCCTGGTAGAGGGTGGACATGAACTCCGTGTAGTTGAACTCCCCGTGGCCAGCGGTGTATATTATCACCTGAGGTTTCTCGACTATCAGCGCTTCGGGGTCCACGGGCTCCCACCCGCTCACGTTCGAGAACACGTTGGATCCCCCTGCGGCGGTGATCATCTGATCCTCCCAGGTCCCGTTCCCGGCGACCCAGATGGGGGACGGCCACACTACCAACGCGGTCGGCGTCGAGTTGAGCCCCACCACGTTGTCCTCAGCGAACCGCAGCTCATCCGTCACGTTCTCCGCCAGCACCTGCGCGGTCGCCTCGTGCCCCGTGAGCTTCCCGACGGTGTAGATGCTCTGGATCACGTCCTCGACGGTGTTATCGGGCAGCAGCACGACCGGTATGCCGTAGGACGCGAACTGCTGCTTGAGTGCGTAGTTGCTCGGGACGCTGGAGACCCCGAACACTATGTCGGGCCTCGTGGACAGTATGACCTCGGGATCCGGGTACCAGCCGCTCCCGATGTTCTTCACCGTGCCGTTGGCCTCCAGGGAACTCAGATAGGGGGGCCAGTTGGAGTACTCGTCCACGCCGACGACCTGCGATCCGGCGCCCACCGCGAAGATTATCGCGGTGTCGCTCGGCATGAGTGATACTATGTGAGTCGGCATGGAGTACACGACTATCTGCTGGCCCGTGGCGTCGACCGCGGAGGCGGGGAACTCCATTGAGCTCTTCAG
Protein-coding regions in this window:
- a CDS encoding molybdopterin-dependent oxidoreductase, which encodes MDHEPETGFGRELDDGTKVFTNVTNEGPVFVYVKDGRIVRVEPLKLSPEDPESWTIEARGRRFSPPRKALVPSYVLAERARVYSPKRVLYPMKRVDFDPNKKDRKAENRGKSEYERITWDEALDILEQEITRMHKTYGPGAIGTTSSSHHSWGVIGYRLSSYFRFIDILGVTYADHNPDSWEGALWGSVHMYGFNWGVGVPEQNDLLTDALQNTDMIVLWSADPETTLGTYAGYETNPWRQWLKELGVKFVIIDPFYNYTAVNFADKWIAPKPGTDTALAAAIAYVWIKEGTYDKWFVENRTVGFDKFSDYIMGKEDGTPKTPEWAEKITGVPAREIRALAREWARKRTMLGYGSRPGMGSAGRSAYGHEWARYMVALQAMQGVGKPGVNWWSTSAGSPNTHNVPEDSNPYGFFFPGYGDGGISGDTTNTGAARILPRGFVRIPVSDRVNQPGGQHVLRLLLPEAIMNPPVEWRGKGFNTISIESQFKKYKYPEDGYSEIRMFWRYGAAYIGTMTDTNRWVRMYRSPKLEFVVNQNPWFEGEAKFADLVLPACTSFERWDIGEFSNISGQSVESVQFVNHRIIALQMKAIEPLGESRADYDIFAMVAKRLGFYEKYTEGGMTLLDWVRRFYEKSDLSKYISWEEFKRRGYFVVPVKKRPITPALRWFYEGRRRDTVGAGPAGGGVMGMPDGTGLGTQSGKIEFEANSLKRFDPNDPERPPVPHYIPAWEGPDTPHAKKYPLQLMSPHARYSFHTQYDAKDTWIDEIPEHRRRGPDGYLYRVIRVNPVDAGPRGIKDGDLVKVYNDRGTVICIAEVTERIRPGTVHCYQASAAYDPMGEPGESPDRGGVINLLTPHRFLSKNADGMAPSSAMVEVERWEGS
- a CDS encoding FecCD family ABC transporter permease is translated as MRSALLHLLLPFFFALSVLLGPYGMVNPLTHGLGSFVIELRVLRALSATLVGVALSASGSGLQVLLKNPLADPYILGVSSGAALGVLAAVATGLIWPLEISLAALAGGLAALIVVMAVSSALGLTSVSMILVGVAASYALSSIDMVLMMDLGPAVQGSLAWLFGTVAYVLWNELAYAAPLMIAGALWIFLRAGHLESLMLGDDVAESMGVRTHRLRAEIAVASALSTSAAVAVAGPVGFVGLVAPWLARLGSGGAFRRTYPLSLSLGASLTVAADLASRFVQPGGMAPLTSITALMGAPVLVYLLARLRRRCTL
- a CDS encoding ABC transporter substrate-binding protein; this encodes MRRTAASSIAISILIVAVVVAASAAYIGYQMSQYSAQVSALSTELRSLNGTIASQQQAIESQLGGLSSQQSALQSQLSELKSSMEFPASAVDATGQQIVVYSMPTHIVSLMPSDTAIIFAVGAGSQVVGVDEYSNWPPYLSSLEANGTVKNIGSGWYPDPEVILSTRPDIVFGVSSVPSNYALKQQFASYGIPVVLLPDNTVEDVIQSIYTVGKLTGHEATAQVLAENVTDELRFAEDNVVGLNSTPTALVVWPSPIWVAGNGTWEDQMITAAGGSNVFSNVSGWEPVDPEALIVEKPQVIIYTAGHGEFNYTEFMSTLYQELGPAADSVPAIANGRVYAVTGAYNDWLTEPGPFVGDGTILLSVLIHPEAYGMNYTSIPHVVSPETFSLPVPPSLPVISTPVYVPAVSSP
- a CDS encoding ABC transporter ATP-binding protein; translation: MHPIVSTRSLTLAYEGNPVLRDLDIDAYPGEVLAVVGPNGTGKTTLLRAISGSLAIAGGELRCCGKVVGARARLDAGDHVSYAPAYPDVDPWLSALDVVVSYRMGPGSPWARPSEGDRRASEESLERLGMHRLAPRRMSEMSSGERKMVMLAAALSRGSDVLLLDEPLASLDLRNQSVAMAAIRAEAARGALVMVTSHELHLLRLYVDRVLVLSGGVLVALGPVEEVLTEDMLERAYGVSLRNERALVPSLDLSAGHFK